The segment CTCAACATTAGTCAGCTTTTAATTTCCAATCTGCAGATAATAAACTAGACCCGGATATTCCCCCAAATACTCCGGAACCCCTTTATATTTGTGCCAATCCTCTTTAATTAATTTCTTCCTCAACTGTTCAATTTTGCCTTGATTTTCATCTAGAAAGACACGCTAGTTTTCTTCTTCACTTAAATTTGGATTATACCTCGAGTCATTCCAAATAAACGCTTCAAATAAATTCCTCTCCCTTCTTCGTAATTCTTCTTGGTCAAGGGAGGCACCGCTTAAAACATGTTCTTCATTTTGATATTTTTGGGCCAGAGGCAATATTGAAGTACCACTATGGCTTTAGCCATAGTGGTACTTCAATTACTCTTATCTTTACACTTGGCCTTCTTGACGGTCTTATTGCTTGGAAAATGACTATTCCCGAAAATAGACTGCTGACTAATTTAGGCTACAGTAAAACACTTATCAAGAATCTTCTTAACCAGAAAACAACTTTTGCACCCGACAATAAAGACCTGGACAACATTGTGGAGTCACTTCCCTTGCAAGCCTATCGGGAATATAACTCTTTATCTTTTCAAACGGAACCAACAAATGAAATCAACATTATCTACAGCTTTAACGATAACTATAATCGTAGCGGCTCCGAGCCCACAATCTTGTAGCTTTGTTCTTCAATCACGTGCCCATCTTCAGTTTTCTTTTGAAAAATAATCAGATCATATCCGTCCGCTGTTTTTTCCTGAGCCGTTTCAAAAATGTAACGCACACCATCTTCCAGCTTCTCCCTGGTACCCAGCCAATTGGGGCAATCATTCAAAAAAAGGTCCTCTTTGGTGAATTCCGAAAAAAGCTTATTCGAGGCATCCACATCAATCTGGGCCAGCTCTTTTTCCACATGAGCCCCATTAACCAAGGCTTCACGTCCGATACTAGCTAAATAAGCCGTGGCTTGGGCCTCCTCCTGAGCCAGCAAAACGGGATAATCATTGTGGGCAGCCAAAACACGGCGATGCAAACGCCGGGGGAACATTTCCTTAACCGAATCTAAGTAACGGGAACCATCTTCGGGGTTTTGATAATGAATTAACGCATAGCCTCCCCCCTCATCTCGGGAAAAAAGAAGCACAGTGGGAATCGCCCCACTACCGCTAACCTTAGTAAACACCCCATTTTCAAAAGCGAAATTACCATGACTAGCAATGGCGTAAACCAAAAACTCCTGTTCATCTTCCACCGTATCCAAAATCAAATGCCCTTCTGTCGCTGTTTCCCCCCGCAAATAAGAAGCATTTTGTGCTAAAACAGCCAGCCCCACAAGTTTTTCAAGTTGCGCAGGATTAATCTTGCCAGAGGAAGGATTCCCGCCAAAAA is part of the Clostridia bacterium genome and harbors:
- a CDS encoding transcriptional regulator; its protein translation is MDTVEDEQEFLVYAIASHGNFAFENGVFTKVSGSGAIPTVLLFSRDEGGGYALIHYQNPEDGSRYLDSVKEMFPRRLHRRVLAAHNDYPVLLAQEEAQATAYLASIGREALVNGAHVEKELAQIDVDASNKLFSEFTKEDLFLNDCPNWLGTREKLEDGVRYIFETAQEKTADGYDLIIFQKKTEDGHVIEEQSYKIVGSEPLRL